The genomic stretch taTCACAAATAATATGAGCATTTACCTTCTGCCTGGAAGTGTAGTCAAAGTGCCTCTTGACATACAGATAACTCAGCGCCACTCCGAAGTTGGCGTTAACATTAGCAGTGCAGCTCTTCCAGCGCGGCGTGCGCTGCTGCAGGCCGAACACGGCGCGCGAGAACTCGAAGCCCAGCGCGCGGAAGGCGGCCAGCGTCATCGGCGCCACCGTCGAGAACACCGACCACCACACGAAACGCTCTACGAGGGGAAAATGGTGTCACAATATGGTCCTTTTGAAGGGTCTTTGTTTCATTACCGTCTTgtctttaaccgacttcaaaaaaaggaggttctcagtttaattgtttgtgtgtaggtatgtatgtttgtccgcgattatctcacgtttggctgaagcAATTTGGTTGCGGTTTTCAGAAAACAATTGTTATATTCGAGTATGTTACTTTTGAATGGGAAGCAACGCTTGAAGAAGTCAGTCCATGATAGGATGGCCATCTTGTAATGACGATGTCCTCCGTGTTTCGGTCACATATgggtcccggctgccatttgTCAGAAATTATGAGCTCTGGTAACCAGTCGTACCAAAAGTACAATAGGTTGCCTGAGTAACTTGGTTGAAaaagtcaaataggcagtcgctccatgatAAATACTGCTGGTAGaatgaaagatttatttttgcaaatacgATGaatgaagataaaaaaaatatggtcaaACATGCTTACTGAaaaatttacaaacattttataattaccGGACTACCTCTCCAGCCTATACATATATCAtgctaacattttatttatcagCAATTTAGAAGACATATCTTACCCACAATAACAGGCTTGGTCTCAGACAGCAGCACACACAGCTTGTGCAGATAGGGCAGGTCCATGACGATGACGCGGTCCTGCTGCGGGTGCAGCACCACGCTCGTGTTGCTGAACACCAGCTTCAGGTACCGCTCCCAGTCGTGCTAGAGACCATCAACTTTAGTTACAAGATGAACTGGCAAGAGACCATACAACTGTCTGGCATCTCCAACCTCATGCTCTATTGACCTCTCCAGGGTTGAATTCCTAGATTAGGCTGAAGCGACTTCAACCTGATCTGATTTGTGGATTTTAGAAAGTTTCACAAAGAAGACTGTAGTCTGAAAGTTATCCGTATTATATCTCACTCCCACTCCTGGCAGAGCAAGTAAAACCGAAGAGTTTCATCTACAGTGGTCGTTTGTTAGTAACTTGGCTTCAATCTAGGTCTTCGTCCACAGTTAGTTGGTAAACTGTATAAGCAGATCATCATTAAGATAATACAATATAACTTGTCATATTTGCTCAAGATTGATCATTTCCTTTCATCGTTACTCAGAGGTCTTCaacaaaatgcatttttaacatTAGCTAAATCTTGAAACCATTTGTATTGGGGGAAAGAAACTTACTATTGTTTTATGAATTCTGAACAATCGAAGAAAACGAAATATGATGTGTTTACCAGTTTCCACTGAGGGGGTCCGGCGCTGGAGCCTTGTATGAGCTGCTGCACGCTGACCTCGTGGAACAGGTGGGTACCGCTGCGACGGACTTCCACTGGCGTCATTATCTGCAACGTAACGTTAATTTTCAGACTTCTGAACTTCTGTTGATCAGCTCTATGTTTGGCAAAGGTACAGTAGTACATATATGTAAATCTATTTagaatttttatacatataaatgcaAATGTTCAAGCTTTTGGAGAAATTCTTCCGAAGTAGTATAATACCTTTCACACTCCCCAGCATCACTTTAAAACTTGGGATTGAAGTCTTCGTCTTTTTTAGGAAAAtcattatataaataacttattttccCAGTGTGAGTCAGTGTGAAATCGGACGGTATTGCTAGACTTGTACTGTCTAGAACCTGTTCCTTCTAGAGCCCTTTGTGTTCAAGGACCGCAAAAACTCGTCGAAACAGTCTCTCAGCCTGCCTACTATGCCCGAATTCATCTAGCTTACCTTAGCCAACTTCTTGCTGAACTCCACAATGTCATCAGCGAATTGTTCGGCGTCGGTCTCGTTGTCGGCGATGCTGATCATAGACTTGATGTACTTGTGGTATTGCGCCAGCTCGTGGGAGAACTGCTCCGGCTGGAGGAGGTAGCGGTCGCTGAACCCGGGGGATACTTGCTCGATCTGCAGAGAAGATGAGGTATTTGGAATTGGCACACAGACGAGGTAAGTCGAAAACTACAAAAAGTCACCACTTTTTGAACATACATGGAGTATCTTCGTGTGCCTCTCAGCATGAGGAATCTAGATTTTACGGTTTGACGTTTCCTTTTGGACCAAAGTTATATTTCTAGATGTTAACATTGGTTTAAGTCTCTTAAGTTTCTGGAAGTAACACACTGATATTTAGACCCTGAAACTTAGCCATCATCTACATTTAACCAGACAAATAATGGCTTCAACTGAAAATAGCTGAAAGATGCCCAAAATTACGGTCAACCTAAACCATCCCATTAAAGTAGCAAGAACTGATTAGAAGACCAGACCCCAGACTACTCACCACAACCCGGTTCCTGCTGGTATTCCTGACATCCTCAGCGACCTGCACGCTGAGCAGCACATTGAGCCCCAGGTTCCTCCTCCCTCGTCCCGCGACGTCCTCCCACGTGAAGTTGGCGCTCACCTCCGTCGGCGGCCGTGGCGGTAGACCCAGCTTTACTAGGATCTTCTGGATTGGTTTGATGCCGTCGGCTTCTAGTTTATCTGGATAAACAAAGAAATAGTTTTTGATAGAAAAGGATTACTGAGGGATATGATAGGCTAATTCTGCTACGACTTGCTAGTAGCAATGTTGTTTTACGATTGATCTTTTAAAGACtttttaacaatgttttttttgagACGGTAATTTTTCCAAATTGGTAAATTAAAAACTCCTAAAAGCCCAGAACTTCGATCCTGTGCGCAAACTAATAGCACACGTTTTTTACTCATATAGTCCGAACGAGACACTATTTCTCCTAAATAAAAACTTCGGAAGAACAAACACAACTCACCAGTATTAACACAAGTCCTATACAAACTCTTCGCTTTTATCACACTCTCGGGCAGGCCCTCTTCATCCTTAGCTTCGAGCAGCTCCCTGAGGTCATTGACCAGTTGTTCTCGAAGCTTCGCCAGCTGGTCCCAGGAGGTGGCCCAGTCGGGGACAGGGTTCCTCTTGATCCAGCCACCGCACGCAAACTCGTAGAAGTCATTGCAAGGTTCCACGTCTTTATTTAGTGCTTGTAGGATTCTTGACGCtgcggaagaaaaaaaaatattatatttaattcaagtTGGTAGTCAATTcaaataagtatatttaattGTTTGATATGGTTGTTATGTGAAATCGTCCAAGTGACAAGACCATACATTTCTAATTTGAAGGTCCCAAAATGAAGCTATGCATTAAGTTAAACAATATCAATAGTTCGCAATGAGGAGAGTGGGGTAAATCAGGAAGCCATATAACTTTCTCTGCTAATGCATAAATATGCAATATCTAAACAACGGGATTACGTAACTTCGGAGTGTAAAGCGCTCAATGCGGCTAGATGATGCAGTAAAAAGCATTATTATCGAGTTtaatagttaattgttatctagatgCTCGTTAGCAAAGTTGTTATAAAACTATTCTGCtcctattataataaaataaataaatgtgagaATGCTGGCTTTACTTCCCTGCATAATAGGTAAAAGAACAGCGCATCATAACACGCAGTGCAATAAGCTATGCCTAGATATCTGATACAAAATTCTAGCCAATTAAATTCTAAAATGATTTAATTGAAACAAACCTGTAGCCTCAATTTGGGCTTGTTTATCAATACTATTCTCCTTGTTAACACGCGAAACAAACCTAGCATCAACAAACTTAGCATCAACAACCCTATTAGTTAAAAATATCACAAGCACtgcatatgaaaatattttgacacttaaaataaacaaatacgaatgcattattattattttctagtaCAAACAACAGCAGCACACGATTACATCTGACCAAACTATTGAActgacaaatgtttttattgatgaatgaaaattaaactataaatattataatctaGGACACGTGTTTATACTACGATCAAATTTAATTCAGTATACACAATGCGTCTTGTcccttttaaagaaaaatatacttgGGTATGACTCAAAATAATTCATGTAAGTTATTACAGTTTTCCCGTCAAAGTGGCGCAGTTGTCACTTGCATTAGAAAACACGTGGACTACAAAATATATGATGTAAGTACTTCTTGCTTTTAAATCAGAAAATGCGTTTCATTTTGAAATTTATGCGAAAATGCGACCGTTTATATTTAATTGGACGAGCGATATACGCAGGGGTTGATGGTTTTTTGGAATTATTACCTATAGGACATATACACTATTACTATAAATAACacctacttattataaataaactaagaaCGCACAAGTCACTGACGCCGTCTAGACATCAGGATACGAGAAGGAAATCATCAACATCATTAGTAATCGAACTCGTCAACTAATACCTAATCAGgtaatcacaaaaataaatacaaataacaacagttataaatatttattatttaattacggGCATAAGACAGGTAAATAACATGTTTTTGCGTAGAAAATGGCGCGTGAATCTGGATTAATTGTCCTTATGTAACGACATGTCACGTAAGTGGCCTAGCGTCAATTTTCCCCGGTTCACTCTAAAAGGTTATGACATACTCGCATGGAAAGAAAGTCCGGTAGTAGTCCAATACCGATTATTgtgttactagccgttttcttgcggtttcgcccgcgtcgcgtaggaacttctgcccgtactgggataaataaaatatacctagtctatgttactcgagaagagttaATTTTTTCAACAGTGAATTTGTCACATCGAttcagtttaagtttgtatatatgtatagtgtgtacattgtagaaatagattataaaaataaacctaacttaatatttctcaataaaaactttcagtttaacaaaaaatgtttcctctttactgTATGATGATAGTATTTTCATTACTGAGAAAGAATTTTAGTGCGCATTATGTTTACCAGcacgtaaataaaattataatagcgTTGTGCAAATACTTCATTCCAATATCTGTTTTGTCATTGTTCTAGCACCTACTTCGATTTTTCTCACGTTTCGATCATATTCTTATTATAATCTCCATAGGTACGGCCTGACACGGCATTTCTGAGACAAAGACGTGTCAAGACTAATTACTTACCGATACAGATCTAATCTAAAAGGATGAGTCTACATtatttgcatatgcaaatgtAACATTGCTCGCATCGCGCCAGACGCCTAATTGTTTCTACATAGCAATACCATGTCGGTAATTAAaactaatctatacatataataaatctgtagaaaagtaatttttgtacattgaagaaattgacaaaaaaaatagccggcatgttaaaggataactaacagaacccatatccaccatttttatcatttttgtctgtttgtctgtttgtctgtttatctgtttgtttgttcgcgattcacgtaaaatctacggattcaatgcagacaatgcttatatacaaaaattctacgtaacttggggtattacttagttttggtttcatcgaaatcgattcactctatcaaaagatatgattaactttgtgaattcaagatgtaaaatattccgacacgcaatctgtttgtcaaaactgtacatttgaatgttgtacttatattagttgttcgttctattattaatctttacacagaaaatcacacctttataagtaacttcggaagaaaaaaaaatatgaaaattttgtttagccaaggttaaagtagctccatctgtggtaaaaatacatcaaatttgtcaaaagagcgaggtggtaaatgacaattaattaccatacattctttatagaggattattatttcaacagatggagttgtgtattttccgtaattcaccatattttaacacgtagtgtaattttttgatagacatttcaatagtgtttgtcagtttgccgtaccacatcaaaatccaactataattattaccttgatgaaagtaaaattaatagttctcagccaaatttaaaacggtgccatctaaattattttttgaacattatgtcaaaaatgatgactttagtggaacaattaattatcatttaaagttacagatggagttcatatcaggattttttcataaacataatttagcttatcttccactaatgtggtggccttaaaacaaattactttgagtgagtagtattaagtagaccttaattatttttcctgatgcaaaatatgtaaacttaatcctagaagagcggaagatctatctctcgcaagcgctgctaagcgtgaggtaggtaatgtaggcttctgtagctttaaaaacaagcccagatataaaatgcagataagaaatgggagctttttcgatttaataccatacacacgtaaaatgctttatgcgtctggaaacgtacaaattacgcgtcgcataccagagacatgcttactttcaacttctgatcgcaaatacactgttcacgattacgaacagtctcagtaagacccgagccaagtctaaaaaccctaaaaaacaccttttatataaaactacgtttgatgtcattcaattacaaagacagaattgttctctgctgcaaatcctatccacctatatattctatcctaatccagcatgcattgcacaaaaaccaatggtatcctattagagaagtcaaaagagtcggc from Helicoverpa zea isolate HzStark_Cry1AcR chromosome 8, ilHelZeax1.1, whole genome shotgun sequence encodes the following:
- the LOC124632410 gene encoding neprilysin-4-like isoform X2, with the protein product MHSYLFILSVKIFSYAVLVIFLTNRVVDAKFVDARFVSRVNKENSIDKQAQIEATASRILQALNKDVEPCNDFYEFACGGWIKRNPVPDWATSWDQLAKLREQLVNDLRELLEAKDEEGLPESVIKAKSLYRTCVNTDKLEADGIKPIQKILVKLGLPPRPPTEVSANFTWEDVAGRGRRNLGLNVLLSVQVAEDVRNTSRNRVVIEQVSPGFSDRYLLQPEQFSHELAQYHKYIKSMISIADNETDAEQFADDIVEFSKKLAKIMTPVEVRRSGTHLFHEVSVQQLIQGSSAGPPQWKLHDWERYLKLVFSNTSVVLHPQQDRVIVMDLPYLHKLCVLLSETKPVIVERFVWWSVFSTVAPMTLAAFRALGFEFSRAVFGLQQRTPRWKSCTANVNANFGVALSYLYVKRHFDYTSRQKAIEMVEDVRSAFAAAVQELDWMDSSTRLKTLEKLSAIRNFVGFPAWLLTKEQLDKHYKHAEVIEGSLFESYLKLTFAAVKKSLESLREKPDRNRWVATATTVNAFYSATLNSVTFPAGILQPPFYGNGIEAINYGSIGAIMGHEVTHGFDDQGRRYDEEGNLKQWWSAATLEHYHSKVQCIISQYGQYHMDALPGYAVHGFNTQGENIADNGGLRAALRAYQLHAKRTPGDKKVTLPGLPDYTPDQLFFLGFAQIWCGNSTVGALKSKMVEGVHSPNKIRVIGTLSNSAEFAKAWSCPLGSPMNPPHKCVLW